A single genomic interval of Anopheles marshallii chromosome 2, idAnoMarsDA_429_01, whole genome shotgun sequence harbors:
- the LOC128709713 gene encoding glutamine--fructose-6-phosphate aminotransferase [isomerizing] 2-like, which yields MCGIFAYLNFLTPKTRREVLDLLLNGLKRLEYRGYDSAGVAVDGATVDADILLFKRTGKVKVLEDAIRAAAQVVDFSESCDTHVGIAHTRWATHGAPSEVNSHPQRSDDTNAFVVVHNGIVTNYKDIKKFLELRGYSFESDTDTETIAKLVHHLWKQHPNYSFRELVEQVIVQLEGAFALAFKSKHFPGECVVTRRGSPLLVGIKAKTSLATNHVPILYGKGHRHGSSGNVQVEPTPDNTADFINPGEEVEYFFASDASAVIEHTNRVIYLEDDDVAAVKDGALGIHRLKKSQDDPHAREITTLKMEIQQIMKGNYRYFMQKEIFEQPESVVNTMRGRVNFESKKVTLGGIKDYIPEIKRCRRLMLIACGTSYHSAVATRQLLEELTELPVMVELASDFLDRNTPIYRDDVCFFISQSGETADTLMALRYCKQRGALIVGITNTVGSSICRESHCGVHVNAGPEIGVASTKAYTSQFISLVMFALVMSEDRLSLQGRRLEIIEGLRNLDAHIKQVLMLDQKVLEIAQDLYQQKSLLIMGRGYNFATCMEGALKVKELTYMHSEGIMAGELKHGPLALVDDTMPIVMIIMRDPVHLKCMNALQQVTAREGRPIIICEEGDAETMTFASKALEIPRTVDCLQGVLTVIPMQLLSYHIAVLRGCNVDCPRNLAKSVTVE from the coding sequence ATGTGTGGCATTTTTGCGTATCTAAATTTCCTGACGCCGAAGACACGGCGCGAAGTGTTGGATCTGCTGCTGAATGGGTTGAAGCGGCTCGAGTACCGTGGGTACGATTCGGCCGGTGTTGCCGTCGACGGTGCCACGGTCGATGCCGACATCCTGCTGTTTAAGCGCACCGGCAAGGTGAAGGTGCTGGAGGATGCGATTCGGGCGGCAGCTCAAGTGGTCGATTTTAGCGAATCGTGTGACACGCACGTTGGTATTGCGCACACCCGTTGGGCAACGCACGGTGCACCGAGCGAGGTGAACTCGCATCCCCAACGATCGGACGATACGAACGCGTTCGTCGTGGTGCACAACGGTATCGTGACGAACTATAAGGACATCAAGAAGTTCCTGGAGCTGCGCGGATACTCGTTCGAGTCCGACACGGATACGGAGACGATCGCGAAGCTGGTACATCATCTGTGGAAGCAACACCCGAACTATTCGTTCCGCGAGCTCGTCGAGCAGGTGATCGTACAGCTGGAGGGTGCGTTTGCGCTGGCGTTCAAGTCGAAACATTTCCCTGGGGAGTGTGTCGTGACACGGCGTGGCTCTCCGCTGCTGGTGGGGATTAAGGCGAAAACAAGCCTGGCCACCAATCACGTACCGATCCTGTACGGGAAGGGACACCGACACGGTTCGTCCGGCAATGTGCAGGTGGAACCAACACCAGACAACACGGCCGACTTTATCAATCCGGGCGAAGAGGTGGAATACTTCTTCGCCTCGGATGCGTCCGCTGTGATCGAGCACACGAACCGCGTCATCTATCTGGAGGATGACGATGTGGCTGCGGTAAAGGACGGTGCGCTGGGCATTCATCGGCTGAAGAAGAGCCAGGATGATCCGCATGCGCGCGAAATCACCACGCTCAAGATGGAGATCCAGCAGATCATGAAGGGCAACTATCGGTACTTTATGCAGAAGGAAATTTTCGAACAGCCCGAATCGGTGGTGAATACGATGCGTGGTCGCGTCAACTTCGAAAGCAAGAAGGTGACGCTCGGCGGCATTAAGGACTACATCCCGGAGATTAAGCGCTGCCGGCGGCTGATGTTGATTGCGTGCGGCACGTCATACCACAGTGCGGTCGCCACACGGCAGCTGCTGGAGGAGTTGACCGAGCTGCCGGTAATGGTGGAACTCGCGTCCGACTTTCTCGATCGCAATACGCCGATCTATCGGGACGATGTGTGCTTCTTCATCTCGCAGTCGGGCGAAACGGCCGATACGCTGATGGCGCTGCGGTACTGCAAGCAGCGCGGTGCACTGATCGTCGGCATCACCAACACGGTCGGCAGTTCGATCTGTCGCGAATCGCACTGCGGGGTGCACGTGAATGCGGGGCCGGAAATTGGCGTTGCCTCGACGAAGGCCTACACGTCCCAGTTCATCTCGCTGGTAATGTTTGCGCTGGTGATGAGCGAGGACCGGCTGTCGCTGCAGGGTCGCCGGCTGGAGATCATCGAGGGGCTGCGCAATCTGGACGCCCACATCAAGCAGGTGCTGATGCTGGACCAGAAGGTGCTGGAGATTGCGCAGGATCTGTACCAGCAGAAGTCGCTGCTGATTATGGGGCGTGGGTATAACTTTGCCACCTGCATGGAGGGTGCGCTGAAGGTGAAGGAGCTGACGTACATGCACAGCGAGGGCATTATGGCGGGCGAGCTGAAGCATGGCCCGCTGGCGCTGGTCGACGATACGATGCCGATCGTGATGATCATCATGCGCGATCCGGTCCATCTGAAGTGTATGAACGCGCTGCAGCAGGTGACGGCCCGGGAAGGTCGTCCGATCATCATCTGCGAGGAGGGCGATGCGGAGACGATGACGTTCGCGTCGAAGGCGCTGGAGATACCGCGAACCGTCGACTGTCTGCAGGGTGTGCTGACCGTCATACCGATGCAGCTGCTGTCCTACCATATTGCGGTGCTGCGCGGCTGCAATGTCGATTGTCCACGAAATCTCGCCAAATCGGTCACGGTCGAGTAG
- the LOC128719885 gene encoding methylglutaconyl-CoA hydratase, mitochondrial, with the protein MLKSGTFAVRFVKQSLVGGNGLRTSTVPTQRWFSDDHGKGNVGTVGADVAPNQELQLTYLTEEDKQGIAVLGLNRPKARNSFSKSLVNHLLEAIDVLAHDKNVRVVILRSLVPGIFCAGADLKERATFTPQEVSRFVSKLRQMMVNIEQMPTPVVAAIDGAALGGGLEMALACDMRVVATNAKLGLVETKLGIIPGAGGTQRLPRILNPAVAKELIFTARQFSGEEAKALGIVNHAVQPNETGDAAYQRALSLAMEIVPNGPVGVRMAKKAIDKGLQVDIGTGYAIEEACYAQVIPTKDRLEGLRAFAEKRKPNFIGE; encoded by the coding sequence ATGCTCAAGTCGGGCACGTTTGCTGTACGCTTTGTGAAACAGAGTTTGGTCGGTGGGAACGGTTTACGCACAAGCACAGTCCCAACGCAACGCTGGTTCAGTGATGATCACGGCAAGGGAAATGTAGGCACAGTCGGTGCGGATGTTGCCCCGAACCAGGAACTACAGCTGACGTATCTCACCGAGGAGGACAAACAGGGGATTGCGGTGCTGGGACTAAATCGCCCAAAGGCACGCAATTCCTTCAGCAAATCACTCGTCAACCATCTGCTGGAAGCGATCGATGTGCTCGCGCACGATAAGAACGTGCGTGTGGTGATCCTGCGCAGCTTGGTGCCGGGAATATTCTGTGCCGGGGCGGACTTAAAAGAACGAGCCACATTTACACCGCAAGAAGTTAGCCGGTTCGTGTCGAAGTTGCGCCAAATGATGGTAAACATCGAGCAAATGCCTACGCCGGTTGTGGCCGCGATCGATGGAGCCGCCCTCGGCGGTGGACTCGAGATGGCACTCGCTTGCGACATGCGCGTAGTGGCCACCAACGCAAAGCTCGGACTGGTAGAAACGAAACTTGGCATCATTCCAGGTGCCGGCGGTACACAACGTCTGCCGCGCATCCTTAATCCAGCCGTAGCAAAGGAACTGATCTTTACCGCAAGGCAGTTTAGTGGTGAAGAAGCGAAAGCTCTCGGCATCGTCAACCATGCCGTGCAGCCGAACGAAACCGGAGACGCTGCTTACCAGCGTGCGCTTAGCCTTGCGATGGAGATCGTCCCGAACGGACCGGTCGGTGTTCGGATGGCCAAGAAAGCGATCGATAAGGGCCTGCAGGTCGACATTGGAACGGGGTATGCGATCGAGGAAGCGTGCTACGCACAGGTCATTCCGACGAAGGATCGTCTCGAAGGTTTGCGAGCATTTGCCGAGAAAAGGAAGCCTAACTTTATTGGAGAGTAA
- the LOC128707096 gene encoding phosphomannomutase encodes MTKASLNRDDVLILFDVDGTLTPPRQSIAEEMKTFLYQTVLPRATLGVVGGSDLEKMCEQLNGQEFLQKFDYVFPENGLVQYESGKEMGKMSISQHLGEDVLKRFINYCLHYIADLELPIKRGTFIEFRNGMLNVSPIGRNCSQEERNRFYEYDQTHHVRQTMIDRLREKFSEVDLTYSIGGQISFDVYPVGWDKTFCLRHIAKRTKPFREIHFFGDKTSPGGNDYEIFSHSQTIGHRVVSPDDTRKQLAELLKL; translated from the exons ATGACGAAAGCGTCT CTAAACCGTGACGATGTGTTGATTCTGTTCGACGTGGATGGCACACTAACGCCACCGCGACAATCCATCGCGGAGGAGATGAAAACCTTCCTTTATCAAACCGTGTTACCAAGGGCCACCCTGGGCGTGGTGGGTGGTTCCGATCTGGAGAAAATGTGCGAACAGTTGAATGGGCAggaatttttgcaaaagttCGATTACGTCTTCCCGGAGAATGGACTGGTGCAGTACGAGTCGGGCAAAGAGATGGGTAAAATGTCCATCAGCCAGCATCTTGGCGAGGACGTGCTGAAGCGTTTTATTAACTACTGTTTGCACTACATTGCCGATTTGGAGCTGCCCATCAAGCGGGGCACATTCATCGAGTTTCGCAACGGTATGCTGAATGTGTCCCCGATCGGGCGCAACTGTTCGCAGGAGGAACGGAATCGGTTCTACGAGTACGATCAAACGCATCACGTGCGTCAGACGATGATTGACCGGCTGAGGGAGAAATTCTCGGAAGTGGATCTTACGTATAGCATCGGTGGACAGATAAGCTTCGACGTGTATCCAGTCGGGTGGGATAAGACGTTCTGTTTGCGTCACATTGCCAAACGTACGAAACCGTTCCGGGAAATTCATTTCTTTGGCGATAAAACGAGTCCGGGCGGTAACGATTATGAAATCTTTTCTCACTCGCAAACAATCGGCCACCGGGTGGTGTCGCCGGACGACACTCGGAAGCAGTTGGCGGAACTGTTGAAACTGTAA
- the LOC128719577 gene encoding signal peptidase complex subunit 3, which produces MHTVMTRGNAILAYSLSVLSVLTFCCFASTFFYDYRTDARINTVKVLVKNVPDFSASREKNDLGFITFDLATDLNPLFNWNVKQLFLYLTAEYTTDQNALNQVVLWDKIILRGENANLDFKNMNTKYYFWDDGNGLKGHRNVTLTLSWNIIPNAGLLPSVFSHGQHSFKFPEAYIESPV; this is translated from the exons ATGCATACTGTTATGACCCGTGGTAACGCGATTTTAGCGTACTCGCTGAGCGTTCTTTCCGTGCTTACGTTCTGCTGCTTCGCTTCCACATTCTTCTACGATTATCGTACGGATGCACGGATCAACACGGTGAAGGTGCTGGT CAAAAATGTGCCCGATTTCAGTGCATCGCGGGAGAAGAATGATCTTGGATTTATTACGTTTGATCTCGCCACGGATCTGAATCCGCTGTTCAACTGGAATGTGAAGCAACTCTTCCTTTACCTAACGGCGGAGTACACCACGGACCAGAATGCACTGAACCAGGTCGTGCTGTGGGATAAAATTATTCTCCGCGGCGAGAACGCCAACCTGGACTTCAAGAACATGAACACAAAGTATTATTTCTGGGATGATGGAAATGGTTTGAA gGGACACCGAAATGTGACGTTAACGTTATCGTGGAACATCATCCCGAATGCTGGACTATTGCCCAGTGTGTTCTCCCACGGGCAGCATTCGTTCAAATTTCCCGAAGCGTACATTGAGTCACCGGTCTAG